The genomic segment aaatcccattatgccctccaggcacactaatcaaggcccttaagccttattagcgaatttgggtcgttacaatcatataataaacttaatcaACCAACTCTCCTTTTGCTAATTGAACAACACTTTCTTTCATTGCCCCTGACTGATTtactattctattttttttcgcAGGGTATCCTCACAATGGGGCATGACTGGCGGCGAGCTGAGGAGTTCGAGGCTAAATTTGCTGAGGAGGTCAAGGTGGTCGAGGCCATGTATGCCAAGTAGCTGAAAGCGGCCGAGGAGAAAAATGATAGCTTGAGCGAGGAGGTGAGGAAACACCAGGAAGCATTGGTTAAAATTACTGAAGCCAAGGAGAAGTATAGGGAGGCTTCGATGCTATATTttaaagaggcctccaaacttAAGGATGACCTGGTGATCAGTAGGAAAGAAACCGCTGAGCAGGAGGAGTGTATTAAACTAATCGAGGAGACCAACGCTCGCAAACTCGATAAGTGCAAGGGAGAAGCTTTCAAATGCTTCTACTTGTTCTGGAAGAGCAACCCAGGGGTGAACATTGATTACTTCCCAGAGCATATGAAGCAGGTTGAACTGGCAAAGTGCGTTGCTCGCCTGGAAGAAGAGAAGAATGCTCAGGTATCTACTGAGATCTCTTTGGCGACAACATCGAAGGTGCTGAAGAGAATGCTGGGACTACAGTCAACCAGCAATCCCAACAAGAACCTCCTGCTGctccttaattttatttatttatttttatttgtaactaGGACATACGAACCACAGTTCCTGATGTCAAGACATTTTTTTGCTATGTAAGGCAACTTCCTTTTAATACTAATTAAATCCGAGCAGCAATTGCTCGCGATGTAACACATTTCagtttgacattataatattttctatttattataacatctgctcgcatgatcgaacttagcatagcactttgtttccattttacaatattaaaaaaaaattgaaaaatactctaagtgtcgtagtatgctttcccttattttgctcgcgtgtttacatatgcttgttgatatgctttgctttcttagtaccttatatgccccccaagtgattgaggagcttaaggtcctcgttcacttgccatgaccaagacctgttccaacattactgctcgcgaacttataaaaaaatgataatataacaaaacaacacacgtaatgagcaaatacttgtagtaaatacaataattggcaagaataattggctacgcatagttccttttatttctcgtaataaatggaaaaaatcgtgtctgtacgagtgatcaaaaattgatcttccaCTTGTAAGCGACCAGTCATAAAATTTACcagcccttattcataaacttgtaaaaagtgaaattaatacaagccagttctttaaaaagaattgtttattgataatacttgcacaggtgttctccattccaatagagaggaatgagatctccattcaagcgagcaagtttatatgtgcctggttggaggacttcttcaaacTGATACGGACaatcccagttaggtccaagcacttcGGCAGCTTGATCGCGTGTGTTAAGAAAGactcttctaagtactaaatCTCCTACGTTAAAGTTCATTTcttgtactttagagttaaaatatcgagccaccttttgctgataagCTACCACttgaagttgagcttgctcgtgcctttcatcgaccatatccaaagactccatcaataactgatCATTAGTACTTTGATCATATGCCAACCTTCTACGTGATGACgggtctaactcaacaggcaCCATGGATTTATATCCATAGGCcagagaaaatggagtatggcctgttgctattcgatgggatgttctatacgaccaaaggacttctggtagttgttctggccatgccccattTGCTTCATCAatccttttcttcagggtgtccttcagggtcttgttgacaACTTCAACCTGTTCATTTGCTTGTGGGtgagctaccgatgaaaaactcttgataatcccatgcctctcgcaaaaatcagtgaaaagatcactgtcgaattttgtgccattatctgagacaatttttcttggtaacCCATATCGACAAATGATACTTTTTTACCAGGAAATCcaaaactttcttggtcgttatgatTGCTAGTGGCTCAGGTTTGGCCCACTTCGTAAAATAGTCAACAGCAACTACTACATATTTGACATTTCCTTTTCTTGTGGGTAAAAAATtgatcaaatcaatcccccatactgcgaatggccacgggctttggatctgtttgagctcatttggggctgctcgaggtatcttggagaatctttgacacttgtcacatttctaaACAAAGtacatagagtcctcattcatggttggccagaagtatacttgccttaggatatttttcaacaaactttgccccccaccgtgatctccgcagaaaccttcatgaacttcttgcatcagttccttgacattttctttagaaacacaTCTCTACAgcggcattgagtaccctcttctgtataaaatttcgtcgacCAGAACGAACCGAGCCGACTGCCTCTGgagggtccttgctttgtttctttccACTGGCAACACTCCTTGCCCAAGGTATCTAATGAAGGGTGTCATCCATATGTCTGTCGCTTGGATCACCAGTGAAGACTCCTCTGTTGGAATGCTTGGTGCTAACAAATGCTCAACCGGCACTATGTTCATGGTGTCAATGTCCTTCGCACTTTccaacttggccaaggcatcgacatttgagttctgatcgcgaggtacctgCTAGAGAGTATACTTTTCGAACTGTGCTAATAAGTCCTTGGCTTTGTTTAAATAAGAAACCATCTTgagacctcgagcttgatattctcctataatttgattaaccactagctgggagtcattgTAGATCTCAattgactttatatccatgtccttggctaatcttaatcctacgagcagagcttcatattcggcttcgttattggacgctgTAAAATCAAATCTGATTGTGCAATGGAACCGATGCCCTTCTGGGGTAATCAAGATCAGTCCTGCTCCAGCATTATGcttgttggaagagccatctacatATAGCTTCCAGGAAGGAATGTGAGTTTTGAGTCCAGTATCCTCCATCAGTTCGATATCCTAGATTCTAATGAATTCCGCgtcaaagtctgctagagcctgtcccttcacagctgctcgtggagaataggaaatatcgaactgcccaagttcgactgcccattttaataattgaccggcggcttctggtttctgcaggacttgctGTAATGGCTGGTCAGTGAGTACCACAATGGGGTGAGCTGGAAAGTACAGTCGCTGCTTTCTGGAGGCCAGAATCAAGAAATAGGCTAACTTCTCAATGGGAGGATATCGTAATTCTGCTCCCACTAACCACTTGCTTAGATAGTACACAACTTTTTCGACATGGTCCTCCTCTCTGATCAAAACTGCGCTAGCAACATACTCTCTAACTGCCAAGTAAATGAACAAGGTTTCTTTTCTGACCGGTTTGGACAAGATCGAtggttgtgacatatgagactttagtgcttggaaagcctgctcacactcttctgtccactcaaacttcttgttgcccttgAGTAGATTataaaatggaacgcacttgtccgttgatttagaaatgaatctactcaaagcagCAATCCTCTCGGTTttgctttgaacatctttaatcttggtggGTGACagcatctcgatcagggccttgatcttttcaggatcAGCTTCAatacctcgcgagtttactatgaatcccaaaaattttcctgatccaacaccaaatgaacacttgaggggatttagtttcatctgatatttgttcaagatgttaaaGCATTCTCGCAGGTCCTTGATGTGctctttttccttctttgacttgaccagcatgtcatcgacatatacctccatgttaacatcgatcagttctttgaacatatgaTTGACCAGTCACTagtaagttgcaccagcatttttcaaactgaaaggcattactttgtaacagtaaagctttgtatctattcgaaagctagtgtgatcctcatcaagtggatgcatactgatttgattgtacctagagtgtgcatccatgaatgataaaatctcaagccctggtgtagcatcgaccagttggttgatcctagggagtgggaaacaatccttcgggcaggctttattgaggtctgtgaaatccatgcacgtcctccacttgccatttggcttgggaaccagaataggattagagacccaagatggataaaatgctaccctgatgaatccgttctcttTTGGCTTCTCGACTTCATCATTTAAtgccttcgatctgtctttgttgagcaacctccttttttgttgcactggtggaaattttttgtctatatttaagacgtGGCTATTAgctgctgggtcaatcccaaccatatctttatgtgaccaggcaaacacctcctggttctccttaaaaaattccaccagttttttctttattgttgtctctaagtttttatcgactttcacaaccctggtcggatctgcctcttctagttggacctcctcgaggtacTCCACGAGTCCCACATTTCCTTCAAAATTCCCAAAGAGAGGATTGCagtctatatcctcactttgggcaacaccctatttggtgacttgttcacctgattgggcttgtacctcATTTGCCAACAGCAACCTTTTCCCAGCATTTTCCCCCGATCTGCCTCTTTTTTCCTTggtaatcgaggaattataacattcctgCACTTTatgctggtttcccaacacgcatcccactcctgcgtcagttggaaacttcatggccaagtgctaGACCGAGGTCACaactcgcaggtcgaccagaataggccttccaatcacaacattatacattgaaggacaatcaactactatggaagtagcgagtaatgtcctgttcgcaggtgcCACTCCTGCTGTGACTAGAAGTCTAATCGACATAGTTGGTgcgagcccttcaccggaaaaaccctaaatggtttggttgcatggctccaaatctttCACTGATAACTTCATTATCTTCAatgaagatttatacaaaatattgTGTAAGCAtcctgtatccaccaatactcgcttgaccatcatattagcgatttggacatccacgaccagaggatccgaatggggaaatcgaacatgctgagcgtcaagctcagagaaagttattgtttcttcctctgttcgaggttttttgggagttcgctcctctacgttcagcatttcaatgtcctggtcgtgatgtATGGTTCGGGTGTACCTTtaccttgccttcccactatcacccGCCAGGTGTCGACCATCGcaaatggtcagcaatgtaccaacaattggagctggctgtagaggggGCGAgggttggcgtacaggtgcctgctccttgcctccttgagcctctcgctgagaacttCCAGCAGCTTTTACATACCTCCTCAGGTGCCCTtttctaataaggaactcaatctcatccttatgctggttgcactcattggtgtcatgatcGTAGTccttatgaaaatgacaaaacttggttgtatctctcttggagatatctttcctgattgAGGCTGGTCGCCTGGACAGAATAGTTGTGTGAGTGGCCTGATACACTTATGCTCTGCTATCGACTAGGGTCGTATAATTGGGGAACCTTGGCTCATATCTGTTACTTTTAAGGcgctttgtaatgacccaaattcactaataaggcttaagggccctgattagcgtgccaggagggcataactagattatatgtgaattaaatgattaaaagcatgttatatgactaattgaatatCCGTCATGCATGACTCtatgtattagtatgcatgtaggccctggctaggttagaagggcatattcgtaattttgacccgttgagggcataactgtatatatttgggataaattgttgagaccacattattatgtggatatattcatgATCTGtcactcaaggcgatcctagtgagtagtttagcgaaaaagtcacggcagggatttatacccggctcggggcgagcctgggggtatttatgggaattcagagaatatattggagtctattttgatattggggaatataattggtgattagtttggtgtcaggaagtaagcggtaaatattagagacattcgaggaattagcgagaattgggtgtaatgaccaaaatgcccctaggaggtttaaaagcttagttataaaggggagggaaaattggtcatttggcttataagggatgaGTATTACTAGAATTTATACCTTATTGGAGTGTGTAGAAGGAAGTAGaggtctgaagaaaagaaaagaaagaaaagaaaaagaaaagaaggaacgGAAAAGCAGGGGTTTTCTCTCAACGGTTTAGGCTTTTCATCACCAATTATTGTGGTTTCTTGGAGATAAAATTCCAAGAGAGTTTGGAcaagagcttgaggctaggatccctgGCCTGGGCGTGAGGAATTGGCAGgggatactcatcatttgaggtgaggtcttgaggttgtaactcagtttctagttcttagtattgatatggattttgagctgagctttgatggggaattctagggtgttgaggctgaagctttgaggaggtgaaggctaagctagtgtggaggatagcctaggttgagctcatccatcaaaggtaataaactctggtttaatttttgtgatttcagttggtttctgttgagttttgagctctaggttcagccatggtgaattttgtgttttggggtgcatgtgattgaatttcttgtggttgggtcatttggggtgagttggagatgttggtaggcttgtttttctatttggttgaagtttggaagagttttggtaaggtttggctcggggaaaattgaaggaagaaaaTGAAGGGTTTGATGTGCTGTGACTAACGTTGTAGCGAtagcctttgggcactacagcgctaggctttgtGGTCTGGGGCATTTTTACCTCTGGTTGTGgcactgtagcgcccactttagggtgttgtagcgctaccctgttcccagaaaggggtttctaggttatttcttagggtttttacCCTGTtcggtggaattagggcttcccgagggctcgggattggtcccgaggctaggttttggaatcaAGGTTTGGtcatgattttgatctatggctgcgagtaggtgtacgctagggctcgaacgggatcgtacttgaggatcaaattgaacaaagctagcgaaacctaaaggtaagaaaattgcacctggttatgtgtttgtgatgggactaagagctccctatatttgtataatgtcatagatggtattatgccatgggaaatGCGATAAACGTCCTAAGGGTGCtgtaaattatacttgcgcacagggcgtggctcggccactggtagctgaggacagcttaatattcattgagctcagtttaagaaggctggagtcagtgggataaatagagggtgcggcctaagggcgttaaccctggttatcatatgtgaaatgattattgatatgaattgatatacttggtatgttgaatacttgaataacatgaataattggactgttgagtatatgtttatactgtatgagttatctggttgtttgcttaattattatgctctgctattgtgttttcttgctgggccttggctcacgggtgctacgtggtgcaggtaaaggcaagggcaagttggaccaatcttgagatggagagctgcggggctgaatgtacatagtcagctgatcggctgccACTGCCAAGGAGTGATACAAGACAAGAAAAGCttatttgtctgttttgccttagagtggctaataactgtattttagtcctaaaattttgtagactgtcttttaactttactacttttgggatcccatgtaaggaaaaatgtttgtttataagtaATAAAGCTTTTGAgaacaaaatcttttaaccctagttcaactatagtttcggtagtgacacgtttcaaattaaatgacttgattagcaagtcttgcacctttataaacacacagtataacggtcttggctatccagggcgttacacgctTGTTCTCAGATGTTGATGGTTCATGCCCTTATTCCTCtatttttcccattattttttccgttgccatttggtttccCAGACCCACTAGCGAATTTGCTGGGATCTTCTTTCTGACCCTGGTCGTCTGCAGGTGACTTCCCTTCGTTagcaatggcctcctcgagcttgatgtacgtGTCTGCTCTGTCCagaaattcttgggtgctcttaACCCCATTCATCCTCAAACTGTTCCAGAGGGATGAATGGCATCGTACTCCAATagtaagagccatcatctttccttcatcgccAACCCTCTTATCCCTAGCAGCGGCTCGCATGAAACGTTGGACATACCCCTTCaaggtttctccctccttctggcgtatcttgaCAAGTTGATTGGCCTCGGTCGAATGTACTCGACCAACATAAAATTGTCTATAAAACTCCTTCacaaacatttcccaagacaTTATGCTGGccggagggaatttaaaaaaccactcttgAGCAGTCTTGGACaaggtggctggaaagattctACACTGAGCATCATCTGACATCGTTTGGATGTCCATCTATATCTTGAatttgttcacgtgagatacagGGTCTTATACTCTAGTGAAATTGGGTAAGACcggcatcttaaattttcttggagtcttAGCCATCACGATTCTTTGTACAAACAAAGTACCCCTCCTCCGGTCAaattcaatgtgggatgtccAGCATCCCACTTGTTGTTGGATGACCTGATTCAATGCATCGAGCTGGGCCTGCATAGCGTCTGGTACTATTGGAGCGACTGGTGCTGGAGAGGCATACTCATCGTGTCTTTCTCTTTTGTCATTGAGAATGTCCCTCAGATCCTCATCCCTACGCCTTTCTTCACTCACGCCAAGCCGATCAAAGATGTTGGGCTGTCTAGGCTGCCCCTCAGCATTCTGTCTCATCGGCCGGTTCTTTCTTTGTGGAGAGTTTTgttctccacccctctctccTTGCCGTCGACCAGCGTTTCCTCTACCAGAATccacctcattatagtcatggccatctctaaaatGTGACCGACTACAGTGCGACCTGTTGTTGGCATTGTTTCCCCATCCTCTTGTTGGCATGTCCCGATCGATAGGTGGAGGCCTACGTTGGTCGATGGGTCCTTGGGAATTATTATGTCGAGGAGGTCCCTTGACCGTAGAGCCTAATTCAACCTGCCTTCTGCTTGCAAAAGGACGTTGTCCCCAGCTCGATTGGTTTGGCTCCTCAGGAGTCTGGCGTCTaaggcttcggggaggctgcccagccctattctgcctttgttgctggggattatctcgactagCATGAGAGGGTGATTTTTGCTCAGGATCATGAAATGgcctatcctgttgagcagcaagGGGTTGCTTCGACCTCTGAGGGTTTGCTGGTTGAGGCTGAGTATGGTGATGTTGGGGACAATCTCAATCTGGACCTTGTTGTGGTTATGCActaggtggctgatctggttgggaGGCTGGTGCAGGCTGTCcctgggccaactgaatggctgcctccagagTGGTAGTGGCGTCTCTCTGCTGGCGGTTGATGtcggcctgccgctcattcaattcttggTGTTGCCTATCAATCTCTCTTTGCTGCAACGacattgtttcagccacattttcttgattagccaATTCCTTCTGTAACACAATCAGAGTCATCCTCAAcatctcagaatccatttcctcctcttccaattccacttgtggctcaacCTCAGCCACATTTTGCGGAGGAGGCTGGGTTGGTGCAGTACCAGAGGTTTGTCCAGTCTTTCTAGCTGTTTtttccatttgatcttcttggaggtcttgagttcaactctcaatgaaagcatcaaaatgttgaccctcgatttggtcaatgatagggagtcaagtaaaacgataaaaaACAAGATGatttcaagacaaaaagataaacgacaaccaaggttcggccccaagaaatggtaatgacctacgtccacttagtgttcttattgatgtagaatcccaaaaattgtgatcaatgaactagggttcttgagtttcacaagcatCGGGATGAATACAATTTtggcggataaaaacactataattctcttcTCAAAATTCTGGAAAGTCctaaagtcccctcccttgagccctttgagtcttatttataggctcaaggagttcttccTGGGCTGAttggccttaattacatttaatacaggcgtatctaaatactaatggaaatcacaattattacataaatgcgaaaTTACATCTGTAGAAAATATCTGAAATACTGCGAATAGACTGATCGCTCATAAAATTTGTCGTCTATTGAGTGaactctcttctggtcgatggttgaACAGATCATGCTCACTTAAATggtcacgtgtatcccacgtgcTTGTTAATTCTTCCATGTCATCaggtaaatcttttttgggtaaatagggagcatgagatatactgatagggcctggcccttgtcTACTATATGAATATGTTggagcatgcttattagcattgctactgtatgtgattaattgtttaaatgtCTGTATGCATCATGATTGTGCTTTGTGGCCTAGATATTGACGTTGGACCATGGAATGAATATGAACCTGTTATTATTGCATGACCAGCCGAGTCATTGATGGAAGATAAACTGGGATCGTTATGCATCCAAGGTGATAAATATGACTAGCCAGCACTggggtcgaggctagagatgatgagcagaaCTAGAACCCTCTGCtagcccctgagaactggcagcagttgcttgctgatatgcaagcaagACTTCAGAGTCGGGAAGAGTAGATTCGCCTTCTAAAGCaccaggctccatcagggagtgctgcacccgACTtaccacctgttgtggcacctaCTGCACAACCACCTGAGATTGGAAATAGGCAagagccactttatgaaagactcaagagacaacatcctccaatctttgagggaggaccaaatccaaaaaaagttgaacagtggatgagtatgatcacctccatcctggattttatgagtgTGGAAGGTAATggcagggtggcttgtgccaattatatgcttagagaggatgcccgtatttggtaggaggtggcatcacagactcatGATGTTTCTACTATGAGTTGGGGAAAGTTAAGAGATCTGTTCAACAAGAAATATTACAACATTTCCGTTAGGGCAGCGAAGGTCGATGAGTTAATTGGGTTGGTGCAGGGCATCATGATAGTTActaagtatgccctgaagtttgacaaactactgaagtttgcaccagatatAGTGACTATAGACGCAActaggcaggacaggtttattcaaaggcttaatgctatgatagcccgagatgtgaggatcacaacttacgcccaggctgttgagaaggctctaaCTACTaaggaggcagagaacaagatttggagggagaacgctgcgagacaGGATGTTCGCAGGGTAGTGCTTCCATTTACAGGGTAAGGTAggagcggaggccccagtgatagAAGAgtaagacccctgacacctcgacaactgctggtcctgataggaggagCCAGGGTGTCTAGGGTGCCTGCCAgggaggcagtgagacatggaTGAGCTATCCAGAGTGCATTAGATGTAGGAAGTACCATCTGGAAAAAtttcaggctaaggcctgttacttatgcagggtggttggacacctcaagaaggattgcctagCATTGAAGAAAAAAGAGCTAGGGAAAGGTGGACAAcatgactccagctcgagtgttcaccttgacacatgcggaggctgaggctagtccctcagtagtgacaggtcaactttctagcgctggctcttcatatactgtattgattgactctgatgCTACATATTCCTTTATTTCTAGTAAACGGGGTTTGGTAGTATACTATCTATAGGGGAGCTAgaagtttctaggagatggattagagcattgctagtgatggtggatagtagggaactatcagtatatttgattgagttgggtatggataattttgatatgattttggggatggattggttagttagatacggggccactatagattgtagaaagaagatggtgagtttcgagccagagggtgaggacccctttgtttttgtgggtgctatgcacggaccccgcattcctatgatattagccttgagggctagggacctattacaatgAGGTTGTATAGGCTTTCTagatagtgtggtggataccactagagttacgcCAGTGGGGttgggagagactagattggtatgcgagttcttAGACGTGTTTTCTAAGGACTTACCGGGACTgctgccgcacagggagattcagttcatcattgagttagcgctgggtacagagccagtgtcgagggcaccatataggatggctccgacaGAGTTAAAGGACTTGAAGATAAAGTTGTAGGACCTTCTATACTTGGGATTTATTAGActtagcttctcgccatgggatGCTCCAATTATATTTGTGAAGAATAAGGATGGGgctctgagaatgtgcatagactacaaggagttgaaaaaattgaccatcaagaacaagtaccccttaccaaggatagatgacctgttcgaccagctgcagggtaagacggtattctcgaagattgatctttaaTCTAGTTATcactagttgaggatcaaggacgaggatattccgaagatggCCTTCCATACCAGGTGTGagaattatgagttcttggtcatgttgcTTGGTTTTACAAATGCCTCAGCAGCGTTTAGGGGTTTGATGAACAGGTTGTTAAAGGATttttagatcagtttgtgatagtcttcattgatgacatcctagtttactccagtttagaggtagagcatgaacaacatctccgacgagtattacagagattgagagagcaatgattatatgctaaatttaagaagtgtgagttctggttaccagaagtgacattccttggacatattgttagtggagatgggattaaggtagatccggcaAAGGTAGAGGAagttagagattggcctagggcaaggaacgcctcagagtttaggagcttccttggactagcagcATATTACAAATGGTTTggggaagggttttcaaagattgccacactgTTGACTGAGTTGAATCTAAAGTTCACCTGGTCAGGCAAGTGTGAGGgtagcttccaagagttgaagtggCGATTAATTACTGCTCTAGTGTTGAGTC from the Humulus lupulus chromosome X, drHumLupu1.1, whole genome shotgun sequence genome contains:
- the LOC133806375 gene encoding uncharacterized protein LOC133806375; its protein translation is MDIQTMSDDAQCRIFPATLSKTAQEWFFKFPPASIMSWEMFVKEFYRQFYVGRVHSTEANQLVKIRQKEGETLKGYVQRFMRAAARDKRVGDEGKMMALTIGVRCHSSLWNSLRMNGVKSTQEFLDRADTYIKLEEAIANEGKSPADDQGQKEDPSKFASGSGKPNGNGKNNGKNRGIRA